A region from the Salvelinus sp. IW2-2015 linkage group LG19, ASM291031v2, whole genome shotgun sequence genome encodes:
- the LOC111979481 gene encoding C-C chemokine receptor type 3-like has translation MNRKTTSFLTITSAHRKVTLVTRLTTMGAYEDFLALENEDNYXDYNNSVDPSYVVDEIVNLCVKTVVNRFGAKFIPTFYTINFLLSVVGNGLVLCIIYKYEKLTSVTNIFLLNLVISDLLFASSLPFWAIYHSSEWIFGPSMCKLVGSVYLIGFNSSILFLTLMTFDRYLAVVHAINAAKRRRKFYACVSSAVVWCISLLASVKELVLYNVWKDSQSGHLCEETGFSKEIMDKWVLVGYYQQFVIFFLLPLATVMYCYVRITVRIMSTRMREKCRAVKLIFVIVFAFFVCWTPYNIVILLRALQISTGHSSEPCSDVLDYALYVTRNIAYLYCCVSPVFYTFVGKKFQRHFRKLLAKRIPCRKSHILTSQSSQSRTTSQKSPHTMCEY, from the exons ATGAACAGAAAAACGACTTCCTTTCTGACAATCACATCAGCACACAGAAAGGTCACATTG GTTACGAGACTGACAACCATGGGGGCTTATGAAGACTTCTTGGCTTTAGAGAATGAGGACAATTACASAGATTATAACAACTCTGTAGACCCCAGCTATGTCGTGGATGAAATAGTGAATCTGTGTGTCAAAACTGTGGTAAACAGATTTGGAGCCAAGTTCATCCCAACATTCTACACTATCAATTTCCTGTTGAGTGTGGTTGGGAATGGACTGGTTCTATGCATTATCTACAAATACGAGAAGCTCACTTCCGTCACCAACATCTTCCTACTCAACCTGGTCATCTCTGACCTGCTGTTTGCGTCCAGTTTGCCCTTCTGGGCCATTTACCACTCCTCTGAGTGGATCTTTGGTCCGTCCATGTGCAAGCTGGTGGGCAGCGTGTACTTAATCGGATTCAACagctccatcctcttcctcactctcatGACCTTTGACCGATACCTGGCTGTGGTCCATGCCATTAACGCTGCCAAACGGAGGAGGAAGTTCTATGCCTGCGTCTCCTCGGCAGTTGTGTGGTGTATCAGCCTTCTGGCCAGCGTCAAGGAGTTAGTTCTGTACAACGTCTGGAAGGATTCTCAGTCCGGACACCTTTGTGAGGAGACAGGCTTCTCCAAGGAAATCATGGACAAATGGGTGCTGGTGGGTTACTATCAGCAGTTTGTTATCTTCTTTCTGCTTCCTTTGGCCACGGTCATGTACTGCTATGTTAGAATCACAGTCCGAATCATGTCAACCCGGATGAGAGAGAAGTGTAGGGCAGTCAAGCTGATTTTYGTGATTGTATTTGCATTTTTTGTGTGCTGGACCCCATACAATATTGTGATACTGCTGAGAGCCCTCCAGATCTCCACCGGTCATAGTTCTGAGCCGTGCTCTGATGTGCTTGACTACGCTCTGTATGTGACTAGGAATATAGCATACCTCTACTGTTGTGTAAGCCCTGTCTTCTACACGTTTGTTGGGAAAAAGTTTCAAAGACACTTTAGGAAACTACTTGCAAAGCGTATCCCATGTCGGAAGAGTCATATCCTCACTAGCCAAAGTAGCCAAAGTAGAACAACTTCTCAGAAAAGCCCACATACCATGTGTGAATACTAA